A section of the Triticum dicoccoides isolate Atlit2015 ecotype Zavitan chromosome 7A, WEW_v2.0, whole genome shotgun sequence genome encodes:
- the LOC119328119 gene encoding auxin-responsive protein IAA21-like, producing MAPPQERDYIGLSPAAAAAATELRLGLPGTEDAAGDGGGAASEAPLTLELLSKGGAKRGFAGAVAEEEDEKKKAQPPAAKAQVVGWPPIRSYRKNTMATNLSAPRSKDEAEAKQAPAPGCLYVKVSMDGAPYLRKVDLKMYKNYKDLSLELEKKFSGFTVGHGESTGKSGRDGLSDCRLMDLKSGTELVLTYEDKDGDWMLVGDVPWRMFTDSCRRMRIMKGSDAVGLAPRAAEKSKNQK from the exons ATGGCGCCACCACAGGAGCGGGACTACATCGGGCTGtcgccggcagcggcggcggcggccacggaGCTGCGCCTGGGGCTCCCGGGGACGGAGGACGCTGCCGGGGACGGCGGTGGAGCGGCGTCGGAGGCGCCGCTGACACTGGAGCTCCTGTCCAAGGGCGGGGCGAAACGCGGGTTCGCGGGCgcggtggcggaggaggaggacgagaagAAGAAGGCGCAGCCGCCGGCCGCCAA GGCACAGGTGGTAGGATGGCCACCAATCCGCAGTTACAGGAAGAACACCATGGCGACGAACTTATCTGCTCCCAGAAGCAAAGACGAGGCCGAGGCGAAGCAGGCACCGGCACCAGGCTGCCTTTATGTCAAGGTTAGCATGGATGGTGCTCCTTACCTCAGGAAGGTGGATCTTAAGATGTATAAGAACTATAAGGACCTCTCGCTGGAGCTGGAGAAAAAGTTCAGCGGCTTTACTGTTG GTCATGGTGAATCGACTGGAAAATCGGGAAGAGATGGATTATCTgattgccggctgatggatcttaaAAGCGGCACTGAACTTGTGCTCACTTATGAGGATAAGGATGGTGATTGGATGCTTGTTGGTGATGTTCCATGGCG AATGTTCACAGACAGCTGTAGGAGGATGAGGATCATGAAGGGGTCAGATGCAGTGGGCCTCG CTCCGAGGGCCGCCGAGAAGAGTAAGAACCAGAAGTAG